The Deinococcus aquaticus genomic interval GGGTGAACATGCCGGGCTACGGGTGGGGCAAGGTCAACGGCGCGAACGTGCATGGCGGCCCGGAGATGCTGATGCGGGCCGTGCAGGACCTGACGGGCGTGCCGGTAGACGCCTACGCGCTCGTCAGCCTGAACGCCATTCCGGCCATGACGGCGGCGGCGGGCGGCGTGACGGTCGATGTGGGGCAGGCCATGAAGTACGACGACAACGCCGGGAAGCTGCACATCGACCTGAAGCCCGGGCGTCAGCGCCTGAACGGCGAGCAGGCGGCCGGGTTCCTGCGCTTCCGGCATGACAACCTGGGTGATATCGGGCGGATCGCGCGGCAGCAGCAGTTCGTGTCTGCGCTGGGCGCGCAGGTCCGTAACCCGCTGAACGCATGGCGGCTGCCGATGATGGTGAGCGCCGTGGACCGCAACATGAAAACCAACCTGACGCGCGCACAGGTGGCGGCCCTGAGCGGCGCGGTGCTGGGGGGCCCGCAGGTGCAGACCTTCAGCGTGCCGGGCGATTTCGGGTACCGGGGCGCAGCGAGCGTGTGGGAGGTGGACCGCGTGGCCCTGAACGCCCTGATCCGCAAGGAGTTCCGTGATCCGGACGACGTGCGGTCGCTGGGCGTGGCGGTCGTGAACACCGACGCCCCGGACGGCAGCGCGGGCCGCCTGAAGGCGCGGCTGGAGGGGCTGGGGTACTCGAACGTCTGGATCGTCAGCGAGCCGCGCGGCCCGGCTAGGACGACTGCGTCGGGTGGGGCGGCGGCGCGGGTGCTGCGGGACGTGGGCTTCGGGACCGTCACCGACACGCCGGGCGCGGCGGGAGCGGACGTGACCATCCGGCTGGGATCGGATACGCCCGCGCCCTGAGGCTGGTACGCGGGATGCGAGGAGCAGTTCGAGGGGACAACAGCAGGCGCTGACCTTTCACCGCGCCCTGCTTCCCGCGTTTCGTACCCCCTTGATCTGAAACGATTCAGACCGTACTGTGCTGGGTATGACTTCTTCCCTGACCGGCGAACTGAAGTGGTGGCAGAGCGGCATCATCTACCAGATCTACCCGCGTTCCTTCCAGGACGACAGCGGCGACGGCGTGGGCGACCTGCGCGGCATCACGCGCCGCCTGCCGTACGTGGCGACCCTGGGCGTGCGGGCCGTGTGGCTCTCCCCCATCTTCAAAAGTCCCATGCGCGACTTCGGGTACGACGTGGCCGATTACTGCGACATCGACCCGCTGTTCGGGACGCTGGAGGACTTCGACGCGCTGGTCGCCGAGGCTCACCGCCTGGGCCTGAAGATCATGCTGGACTACGTGCCCAACCACTCCTCTTCCGATCACGCCTGGTTCCAGGAGGCGCTGACCGGCCCAGGCAGCGCGAAACGCGACTGGTACGTGTGGCGCGACCCCGCCCCGGATGGCGGCGCGCCCAACAACTGGAAGTCCTTCTTCGGCGGCCCCGCCTGGACGCTGGACGGGGCCAGCGGGCAGTACTACCTGCATCAGTTCC includes:
- a CDS encoding LCP family protein; its protein translation is MRRIVWVLVAAAGLAAVVAPAAPFLSRYAAIPRKADGPLTVLLAGVDVDYDDSAAVWPWPAKAESYATRTDTIMLTQVWPDGRVNVLGVPRDSWVNMPGYGWGKVNGANVHGGPEMLMRAVQDLTGVPVDAYALVSLNAIPAMTAAAGGVTVDVGQAMKYDDNAGKLHIDLKPGRQRLNGEQAAGFLRFRHDNLGDIGRIARQQQFVSALGAQVRNPLNAWRLPMMVSAVDRNMKTNLTRAQVAALSGAVLGGPQVQTFSVPGDFGYRGAASVWEVDRVALNALIRKEFRDPDDVRSLGVAVVNTDAPDGSAGRLKARLEGLGYSNVWIVSEPRGPARTTASGGAAARVLRDVGFGTVTDTPGAAGADVTIRLGSDTPAP